DNA sequence from the Pseudomonadota bacterium genome:
AGTGGAACTCCTGCTCGCCAGCCGTGAAGATGAAGCTAGAGCCGCAGTCGGCACAGGTGAGGGAACGGTCGGTAAAAGCCACGTACAGATCTCCTGAAGGTTGGACTAGGTCTTCTCACGCTGATCGTGCTTAGAGAATCCCTGAGTGTACTATACCATGCCTCGTCAAGATTCGACTTCGGGGTGGACGTGCGGGTCTGACAGGGGACGCTGCCATCGTCCGCGAAACGCGTTCACGTCCCGGATCTGCGAGTGTGTCGCCCGCGGCGCCCCGAGCGCAGGGCAGCGCCGCTCTGGCCTCAATGTTCGGGCGACCTTCTGACCTGAGAGGTGTCTTTCATGCGAACCACGCTCAAGCTTCTGGCGATTGCCTTCATGGTGCTGATCGTGAGCAGTGCGCCGGCCACGGCCCAGCTCGTGCTCGTCGACAATGAGTACTACGTGACGGAGATGCGTCCCGGCAAGGGCGAGTTCGGCGTGGCGCTCAGCAAGGGGCAGTACACCCAGAACTGGGTGCGCCTGAAGCTCGATACCAAGATCGCGCATCGCCGCTGGCTCGGCCAGGGCAAGGGCTTTGTCGACGAGACGGTGTCACCTGAGCGGCTCTTCAGCATGCTCAAGATCGGCTCGAAGGTTCGCGTCAACGGCGGCCGCAACTTCGACGGCAGCGTGAACGCAAAGCGCATCTGGTTCTGATCTCCACGGCCACGAGGATGCAGCGATGAGTGAGCAGGACATGGTTCGCGTTGCCTTCGGTGAAGGTGGGTTTCGCGACGTCACCGCGGGCACGCCTCTGCGCGATCTCGCGCCCTCGTTCGTGCCAGGACCGGAGCGCGTTCTCGGGGCCCTCGTCGATGGGGAGCCCGTAAGCCTGCACGCTCGCGTCTCGGAAGCGTGCGATGTTCGCTGGCTTCGGCCCGGGAGCCGTGAGGGCATCCGCTACATCCGTCGAAGTCTGTCGTGCCTGCTGGTGAAGGCGGCCGCCGACCTCTATCCCGAGCGCCGTCTCGTCATCCTCCACTCGCTGAGCAAGGGCCTCTTCTGCGAGCTCGAGGGAGAGCGGCCGCTGCGCCGCGCCGAGGTCGAAGCCCTGCAGGCGCGCATGCACGAGTTGGTGGCCCTCGCGGTCGAGCTTCGGCCTGTTGAGGCCACGCGCGACGAGGCGATTCATCAGTTTGCTGAGCGCCGCCCCGACCTGGCGCGTCTCTTCCGCAACCGCGACCGTGAAACCGCCACGCTCTACGACTGTGACGGTCTCATCGATTACTTCCACGGCCCGCTCATCCCTGACAGCCGCTACGCGGGGCCGTTTGAGCTGCGCTTCCACGCGCCGGGCTTCATCTTGCGCTATCCCTCTGATGAGCAGCCCGAGACAATCCCTGAGTTCGTCGACACGCGGCGCCTGGCAAAGGCCTTCTACGAGTTCAAGCAGTGGTCGCAGGTGCTGCAGGTGCCCGACGTGGGGGCGCTCAACGAGGTCGTCGCCCTGGGCGAGATCAACGAGTTCGTGCGCGTCGCTGAAGCGCTCCACGAGAAGCGCATCGCCCAGATCGCCGATGCCATCGATGCCTCGCGCGACCGCGTCAAGCTCATTCTCATCGCGGGACCGAGCGCCTCGGGCAAGACCACCTTCGCCCAGCGACTCGCCGTGCAGCTGCGCGTGAACGGCATGCGCCCGATTCCCATCTCGCTCGACGACTACTACCGCAATCGTGATGAGTGCCCCCGCGACGCCAGCGGCGACTAC
Encoded proteins:
- a CDS encoding zinc-binding protein, which translates into the protein MAFTDRSLTCADCGSSFIFTAGEQEFH
- a CDS encoding nucleoside kinase yields the protein MSEQDMVRVAFGEGGFRDVTAGTPLRDLAPSFVPGPERVLGALVDGEPVSLHARVSEACDVRWLRPGSREGIRYIRRSLSCLLVKAAADLYPERRLVILHSLSKGLFCELEGERPLRRAEVEALQARMHELVALAVELRPVEATRDEAIHQFAERRPDLARLFRNRDRETATLYDCDGLIDYFHGPLIPDSRYAGPFELRFHAPGFILRYPSDEQPETIPEFVDTRRLAKAFYEFKQWSQVLQVPDVGALNEVVALGEINEFVRVAEALHEKRIAQIADAIDASRDRVKLILIAGPSASGKTTFAQRLAVQLRVNGMRPIPISLDDYYRNRDECPRDASGDYDFEAVEALDIELLNDQLQRLTYGESIHLPRFNFKTGTREYRKHPMRLEADQILICEGIHALNECISESVAKSNKFKIYISAITQLNVDDHNRVPTTDTRLIRRIARDIQFRGTGARETLARWRSVRRGEERYIFPYQEEADVMFNSGLFYELCVLRGLVEPLLLEVPPDAQEFTEARRLLDLLVNFRIFGTDEIPPNSIVREFIGATCFFRAE